CAGTTCAACGGTGCTCTGGATTCGGAAGACTTACCGTTCGACGATGCATCGAAAGACTTGCACACTCTTCCAAGTAACCAATCCTTTGCTCTGATTCAGATCCTTGTTCTGTAAATTTATGGAAATTTGAGTTCATTTTTAATTCGGATTCGTTGATTTAGGACCTTTGTCTTCGACTTTCACTTCCAATTTGGTTTCTGAGGGCTTTTGTCTTCGTGTTGCTTATTAGGTAGCTCTCTATTTTATGTCTTTCTCTCTATTGAACTCTCAGTTTACTAGATATGGATTTTGGTTGGATGATTTTGGGTTTGCTTAATATGGGAGTAGTGTGATAGTTCTTGTTGTAATTTTACTTGCTTGTATGGTTGTCAAGAACATTTGGAGGAAGAAATTTGGTATTTTCAGTTATGCTTCATGATTTGAGTAAAGAAATGAATTCTGGAAATGACAATTTTTGGTTGGGTTGAAGTCCTaaagaagcaacaagagatGAGGCAGGTTGCGTTGTTGGCATAGGAGGCAGACTGGCAGAATCAACTGGGCTTTAGAGCAGGCCTTCAATTTGAAGCCTGATTGCAGTGAGATTGGGGATGATTTCGTTGTTTTTCGAAGACTGATGATGGAATGATGCTCAGGTATATGTGGTTTTCCCTTTTTTTGCCTTTGTTTTTAGTTATGATCCCCAATTTGATATTTTGCAGGTATCTTGAACAAACAACTAATTTTTTTGGTTCCTGGTAATCGTTGCTCTCTGCTATTTCCTTTCCCATTCCCATTTAACTAATTTTGGTTTCCCAattgcatatatatttttttttcctatcatCACTATGGATTATGCTTTAATTTTCATggattctcaaagaaaaaatgaaaaggtaGTGTTCTGGAATTTCATTTGATTTGATCCACAAGTAGTAGAGTTGTTGAGAATTGGTTTCTAAATTTATAGCTAGCTTTTTGCTATATATGGTTAGTTGATTTTTGGAAATCAATATCAACTATAGTAGAATTGTATTGGACTGTGATAATTCAATTATGTCTAATGATTATAATTGGGAATCATTCCCAGTGGCATGTTGGTTTGGTTGTCCCGGAACATTGACATAAAATTGATATGCAATTGTGgagttgtttataaattgatttgGATGCTAAGCATTTGATTATGGTTTCAGTAAATGATGGAAATTGTTAAGGTTCACTCTAAATTGCATCAGTTGATAGTTGTAAGCTTTGTATTGTAAAGAAGGGTTATTGTAATGTCTATTTACGGGGGCAAAATGGTTTTGTTCAGGGCACCAGTAATCCAATTGCTCAAATCAGATGTGTTCTTAAAGAAGACATTGAAGTTAAGCAACGAGGACATCATTGGCTCTAGAGAGTATGGGACAATTTATATACTTACACAGGATGACACCATGGCCTTTGCTGTGAAAAGATTGAACAAAGGAAGTGCAGATAGAGATCGAAGATTTGAGAGGGAAATTGAAGCAATGGGGGATATAAAGCACCGGAACATCGTGACTCTTAATGGATATTACAATGCTCCACATTATAACCTTCTTATATACGAACTGGTAGCTTATGAAGGCTTGGATGGAGTGCTTCATGGTATGGCATatattaattcaatttctacatTGCTAAGATTTATACATTTGAGTTTCAGTATTAATTTAGTTTGCTATATTTGAAAAGTGCAAATGAAATGCTGATTTGAAAGTAACTAGCATTTGAAACATCAGAATTCCCAAGGAACAcgaataaaagttgagttcttaaagttttcaatttcatggTTATTAATCAACCTGTTCACCAATTCTTTGTGTCTACTGTACATGCAATGCAAATCACTATCCAACAAGCATTTGGATTGGCTGTCTAGATACAAAATAGCACTAGCTAGGTGCTGCAAAGAAGAATATCATATCTTCATTCCAATCTGAAATGGAAGGAGACGACTGATtcgagagagaggaagaactTGGGGACAGGAAGAACACGAATCTGGGTATTGATTGTTCTTGGAACCATTAATATATATGAGAAATTACTAGAtacatgaaattttgaagttaTTTTTCACTGGATTCTGTACTTTTGCAGTTTGTAATTGTCTCTTTGACTGGATGGGGTGTACTTATCTTTAGTGGA
This portion of the Rosa chinensis cultivar Old Blush chromosome 1, RchiOBHm-V2, whole genome shotgun sequence genome encodes:
- the LOC112197128 gene encoding receptor-like serine/threonine-protein kinase At1g78530 isoform X3 — encoded protein: MMLRYLEQTTNFFGSWAPVIQLLKSDVFLKKTLKLSNEDIIGSREYGTIYILTQDDTMAFAVKRLNKGSADRDRRFEREIEAMGDIKHRNIVTLNGYYNAPHYNLLIYELVAYEGLDGVLHVQMKC
- the LOC112197128 gene encoding receptor-like serine/threonine-protein kinase At1g78530 isoform X2, translating into MMLRAPVIQLLKSDVFLKKTLKLSNEDIIGSREYGTIYILTQDDTMAFAVKRLNKGSADRDRRFEREIEAMGDIKHRNIVTLNGYYNAPHYNLLIYELVAYEGLDGVLHGMAYINSISTLLRFIHLSFSINLVCYI
- the LOC112197128 gene encoding receptor-like serine/threonine-protein kinase At1g78530 isoform X1, with the protein product MMLRYLEQTTNFFGSWAPVIQLLKSDVFLKKTLKLSNEDIIGSREYGTIYILTQDDTMAFAVKRLNKGSADRDRRFEREIEAMGDIKHRNIVTLNGYYNAPHYNLLIYELVAYEGLDGVLHGMAYINSISTLLRFIHLSFSINLVCYI